In Nonomuraea sp. NBC_00507, the following are encoded in one genomic region:
- a CDS encoding ABC transporter ATP-binding protein: MRWLWSHLRRHPLYLVGFLGGSVVMTVLNAMVPQLTGDAFDAVLGERGRPMDALGLIALALLAIVIARGVFDLVARMSSEVLAKRLERDARDELYVSLLGKSQTFHNRQRVGDLMARAANDIRQLSIMITPGVDLIVDSGLTGIVPLFFIAAIDPRLLLAPGVFAVVFAAALWHYMRQLNPVATRMREEFGDLNAGLNQAVRGIEVIKVTAQEGQERRRFRANARRYRDSFVRNGLVQARYLPTLLFSFAMAGALWHGLYLQGIGAITLGELVAFMGLMGMLGFPTQMSLFTFSLIQIGIVSSRRILSIVTGESEIEQRVDGHAAPITGEIVFEDVTFGYQEDGEPVLRGLTFTVRPGETVAIVGETGSGKSTLTKLVPRIYDVTGGRILVDGVDVRDWDLDSLRSQISTIEQDIVLFSRSVSENIAFSLGQRADHDAVVRAAEDAQAAEFIGELDEGYDTVIGERGVTLSGGQRQRLAIARALLTDPAILVLDDSTSAIDSATEDKIQQAIGRILEGRTTLLITHRLSQIRWADKVLLLRRGQVVDFGTHDELIARSRLYRRVFAHYDEVEMGDEVAEAEPSMAGEQGGVR, translated from the coding sequence GTGCGCTGGCTCTGGTCCCATCTGCGGCGTCATCCGCTCTACCTCGTCGGGTTCCTCGGCGGGTCGGTGGTCATGACGGTGCTCAACGCCATGGTGCCGCAGCTCACCGGCGACGCCTTCGACGCCGTGCTGGGGGAGCGGGGCCGGCCGATGGACGCGCTCGGGCTCATCGCGCTGGCATTGCTGGCGATCGTGATCGCCCGAGGGGTGTTCGACCTCGTCGCGCGGATGTCCAGCGAGGTCCTGGCCAAGCGGCTGGAGCGGGACGCACGCGACGAGCTCTACGTGAGCCTGCTGGGCAAGAGCCAGACCTTCCACAACAGGCAGCGGGTCGGGGACCTGATGGCCCGGGCCGCCAACGACATCCGGCAACTGTCCATCATGATCACGCCAGGCGTCGATCTGATCGTGGACTCGGGTCTCACCGGGATCGTGCCGCTGTTCTTCATCGCCGCCATCGACCCGAGGCTGCTGCTGGCGCCGGGCGTCTTCGCGGTCGTCTTCGCGGCCGCGCTCTGGCACTACATGAGGCAGCTCAACCCCGTGGCGACCCGGATGCGGGAGGAGTTCGGAGATCTCAACGCCGGGCTCAACCAGGCGGTGCGGGGCATCGAGGTGATCAAGGTGACCGCGCAGGAAGGGCAGGAGCGGCGGCGCTTCCGTGCCAACGCGCGGCGCTATCGGGACTCGTTCGTACGAAACGGGCTCGTGCAGGCCCGCTACCTGCCCACCTTGCTGTTCTCCTTCGCGATGGCCGGGGCGTTGTGGCACGGGCTCTACCTCCAGGGCATCGGGGCGATCACCCTCGGGGAGCTCGTCGCGTTCATGGGGCTCATGGGGATGCTCGGGTTCCCCACGCAGATGTCGCTCTTCACGTTCTCGTTGATCCAGATCGGGATCGTGTCCTCGCGCAGGATCCTCAGCATCGTCACCGGGGAGAGTGAGATCGAGCAGCGGGTGGACGGACATGCCGCGCCGATCACCGGGGAGATCGTCTTCGAGGACGTCACCTTCGGCTACCAGGAGGACGGCGAGCCCGTGCTGCGTGGGCTCACCTTCACCGTGCGGCCGGGGGAGACGGTGGCGATCGTCGGGGAGACCGGGTCGGGGAAGAGCACGCTGACGAAGCTGGTCCCGCGGATCTACGACGTCACGGGCGGCCGGATTCTGGTCGACGGTGTCGACGTGCGGGACTGGGATCTGGATTCGCTGCGGTCGCAGATCTCCACGATCGAGCAGGACATCGTGCTGTTCTCGCGGTCCGTGTCCGAGAACATCGCCTTCAGCTTGGGGCAGCGGGCCGATCATGACGCGGTGGTCAGGGCGGCGGAGGACGCCCAGGCGGCCGAGTTCATCGGCGAGCTCGACGAGGGATACGACACCGTGATCGGGGAGCGGGGGGTCACCCTGTCGGGTGGGCAGCGTCAGCGGCTGGCCATCGCGCGGGCCCTGCTGACCGATCCGGCGATTCTGGTGCTGGACGACTCCACCAGCGCCATCGACTCGGCGACGGAAGACAAGATTCAGCAGGCCATCGGCCGCATCCTCGAAGGCCGGACGACGCTGCTGATCACTCATCGGCTCTCGCAGATTCGGTGGGCGGACAAGGTGTTGTTGCTCAGGCGGGGCCAGGTCGTCGACTTCGGCACGCATGACGAGCTGATCGCGCGAAGCCGCCTCTACCGGCGGGTCTTCGCCCATTACGACGAGGTCGAGATGGGTGATGAGGTTGCGGAGGCCGAGCCGTCCATGGCCGGCGAGCAGGGAGGGGTGCGCTGA
- a CDS encoding AfsR/SARP family transcriptional regulator: MAARFRVLGEVEITADGHVVGLGSRQREVLALMLLRANDTVTVEQLVEAVFPDPAPESARRLIQNTVGRLRRTLTAAGCPDVIRTKPGGYLLEAGPDMLDLLEYVEHVKEGRHAAAYGMDRRAVMSLRRGLALWRGPFLADVNAVGLEAEKARMREARMAVHEECLELELRLGRHRELLPELAALTKEHPLLERFWELRMLALYRCGAKSEALALYENARAIFIEDLGLEPGRRLQRLEQAILADDPALDFDMRPDQLPVDVPDFAGCEEARSALEAVLRPDPGHATPVIVVAGRAGVGKTTLAVHVAHRLRERFPDGRLFARLRTIHDRPVPAGEVLAHFLRALGEPSHDLPDGVNERAARFRECLTSRRVLIVLDDAVNEAQVRPLLPGGAECAVLVTSRSKLAILPSTGRLELEELEPIQAMRFLARLAGAQRLSAEPQAAHELVGLCENLPLALRITGATLAGHPHWQVGHLVKRLRDERQRLEELGDLAVRGAIALAADGLDPAALRLLSALAHTDTPEIPAWTALAADGTPDLVDSLVDAQLLHVAGPQRYRLHDLVRAHARELGGAESVPRVLGGWLALVERAHRTAYGDHAALHGTAARWQPPGVDVVESDPLTWYDTERPNIVAAVRQAAALGLDELCWDLALSAVSLFQTRGHYDDWQETHRVALSATRAADNTRGSAALLTGTALREAYRHRYRPAGAAIEEALELFERCGDRHGWGLASTVAGFMAGMRGRYAEAVERCGQALDAIRQAADTGAEVLVLRLLGQLLLDVGHARPFLDETVVAGQLTHPEVGYRIGELLLTSGRLREAEQAFTDLLSTVTELEDLRCEAFARYGLGYVHLERRRYAAGEDYLHQAIELASAVDAPLIEAKAWLALGAASRSRGDYEAALHGFERAERLAQSIDSPLWQARALRQAAVAHSERGCETAAAAARARLGELLASIGAVDSDVDAGVPSLRVF; encoded by the coding sequence ATGGCCGCACGGTTCCGGGTGCTCGGCGAAGTGGAGATCACCGCGGACGGGCACGTGGTCGGCCTGGGGAGCCGGCAGCGGGAGGTGCTCGCGCTCATGCTGCTCCGCGCCAACGACACGGTCACCGTGGAGCAACTGGTCGAGGCCGTCTTCCCGGATCCGGCGCCCGAGTCGGCACGCCGGCTGATCCAGAACACCGTGGGGCGCCTCCGCCGAACGCTGACCGCGGCCGGCTGCCCCGACGTGATCAGGACCAAGCCGGGCGGCTACCTCCTCGAAGCCGGACCGGACATGCTCGACCTGCTGGAGTACGTCGAGCACGTCAAGGAAGGCCGCCACGCGGCCGCCTACGGCATGGATCGGCGGGCCGTCATGTCGCTGCGCCGTGGGCTGGCGCTGTGGCGGGGCCCCTTCCTGGCCGACGTCAACGCCGTGGGGCTGGAAGCGGAGAAGGCCCGCATGCGCGAGGCTCGCATGGCCGTCCACGAGGAGTGCCTGGAGCTGGAGTTGCGGCTCGGCCGGCACCGTGAGCTGCTTCCCGAGCTGGCCGCGCTCACCAAGGAGCATCCGCTGCTCGAGCGGTTCTGGGAGCTGCGGATGCTCGCCCTCTACCGGTGCGGCGCCAAGTCGGAGGCGCTGGCGCTCTACGAGAACGCCAGGGCGATCTTCATCGAAGACCTCGGCCTCGAGCCAGGGCGCCGGCTGCAGCGGCTGGAGCAGGCCATACTCGCCGATGACCCGGCGCTCGACTTCGACATGCGCCCGGACCAGCTGCCTGTGGACGTGCCCGACTTCGCCGGGTGCGAAGAGGCCCGGTCCGCGCTGGAAGCGGTCCTGCGGCCCGACCCCGGGCACGCCACGCCCGTCATCGTCGTGGCGGGCAGGGCCGGGGTGGGCAAGACCACCCTTGCCGTCCACGTCGCCCACCGCCTGCGAGAACGTTTCCCCGACGGCCGGCTGTTCGCCCGGCTGCGTACCATTCACGATCGCCCCGTGCCGGCCGGTGAGGTGCTCGCTCATTTCCTGCGGGCCCTCGGCGAGCCGTCCCACGACCTCCCCGACGGCGTGAACGAACGCGCGGCCAGGTTCAGGGAGTGCCTGACGAGCCGGCGGGTCCTCATCGTGCTGGACGACGCGGTCAACGAGGCGCAGGTGCGTCCCCTCCTCCCGGGCGGCGCGGAGTGCGCCGTACTGGTTACCAGCAGATCCAAGCTGGCCATCCTGCCCAGCACCGGCCGCCTGGAGCTGGAGGAGCTGGAGCCGATCCAGGCCATGCGCTTCCTCGCCAGGCTCGCCGGCGCGCAGCGGCTGTCGGCCGAGCCGCAGGCCGCGCACGAGCTGGTCGGGCTGTGCGAGAACCTCCCGCTGGCGCTCAGGATCACCGGCGCCACGCTGGCCGGCCACCCCCACTGGCAGGTCGGCCACCTGGTGAAGCGGCTCAGGGACGAACGGCAACGGCTCGAGGAGCTCGGCGACCTGGCAGTGCGCGGCGCCATCGCGCTGGCCGCCGATGGGCTCGACCCGGCCGCGCTCCGGCTGCTGTCCGCGCTGGCCCACACCGACACCCCGGAGATCCCCGCCTGGACCGCCCTGGCTGCGGACGGTACACCGGACCTGGTGGACAGCCTGGTCGACGCCCAGCTCCTGCACGTGGCCGGGCCCCAGCGTTACCGCCTGCACGACCTGGTCCGGGCCCACGCCCGCGAGCTCGGCGGGGCCGAGTCCGTCCCTCGCGTGCTCGGCGGCTGGCTGGCGCTGGTCGAGCGGGCGCACCGGACGGCGTACGGCGACCACGCGGCCCTGCACGGCACGGCCGCCCGCTGGCAGCCCCCAGGCGTGGACGTCGTCGAAAGCGATCCCCTGACCTGGTACGACACCGAGCGCCCGAACATCGTCGCCGCCGTCCGCCAGGCCGCCGCACTGGGCCTCGACGAGCTGTGCTGGGACCTGGCCCTGAGCGCGGTGTCGTTGTTCCAGACCCGAGGGCACTACGACGACTGGCAGGAGACGCACCGGGTCGCGCTCAGCGCCACCCGCGCGGCGGACAACACCCGCGGCTCAGCGGCCCTGCTCACCGGGACCGCCCTGCGGGAGGCGTACCGGCATCGCTACCGGCCGGCCGGCGCGGCCATCGAGGAGGCTCTGGAGCTCTTCGAACGGTGCGGCGACCGGCACGGCTGGGGGTTGGCGAGCACGGTGGCCGGGTTCATGGCAGGCATGCGCGGCCGGTACGCCGAGGCGGTCGAACGGTGCGGTCAGGCGCTCGACGCAATCCGCCAGGCCGCTGACACGGGCGCGGAGGTTCTCGTGCTGCGCCTGCTCGGCCAGCTCCTGCTGGACGTCGGCCACGCCCGCCCGTTCCTGGACGAGACCGTCGTCGCCGGCCAGCTCACCCATCCGGAGGTCGGCTACCGAATCGGCGAGCTGCTCCTCACCTCGGGGCGGCTGCGCGAGGCGGAGCAGGCGTTCACCGACCTGCTGTCCACCGTCACCGAGCTCGAGGATCTGCGATGCGAGGCCTTCGCCCGCTACGGCCTCGGCTATGTGCATCTCGAGCGGCGCCGGTACGCCGCGGGCGAGGATTACCTCCATCAGGCCATCGAGCTGGCGAGTGCGGTGGACGCGCCGCTGATCGAGGCCAAGGCGTGGCTGGCGCTCGGCGCGGCCAGCAGGTCGCGCGGCGACTACGAGGCGGCGCTGCACGGGTTCGAGCGGGCCGAGCGGCTGGCGCAGTCCATCGACTCGCCCCTGTGGCAGGCCCGCGCCCTGCGCCAGGCGGCCGTGGCGCACAGCGAACGGGGCTGCGAGACGGCGGCCGCCGCGGCGCGTGCCCGGCTGGGCGAGCTCCTCGCCTCCATCGGCGCCGTCGACTCCGACGTCGACGCGGGAGTCCCGTCCCTGCGGGTTTTCTGA
- a CDS encoding ArsR/SmtB family transcription factor produces the protein MLSTLRPFLRQELDKLAAWRGRRHGPGGWPTGARTPSRELRHGLYAYFEAAVRPHWSNIQGMVDADRAMRGRAYLDGGVEAMLESFRPAMRWESPVLTVVDHRRDHLLGVPKDPSGDPGTPVGRLLGSTRAGILRATVNGATTGELARLHEISASAASQHAQVLREAGLIVSRRMGPNVIHTATPLGRALLMGGSQVHQRFGGRRPRS, from the coding sequence GTGCTGAGTACGCTCCGGCCGTTCCTCCGGCAGGAACTCGACAAGCTGGCGGCCTGGCGAGGACGCCGTCATGGGCCTGGGGGCTGGCCGACGGGCGCAAGGACGCCTTCCCGCGAGCTGCGGCACGGCCTGTATGCGTACTTCGAGGCCGCTGTCCGCCCGCACTGGTCGAACATTCAGGGCATGGTGGACGCCGATCGGGCCATGCGCGGGCGCGCCTACCTGGACGGCGGGGTCGAGGCCATGCTGGAGAGCTTCCGGCCGGCCATGCGATGGGAGTCGCCCGTGCTGACGGTGGTGGATCACCGGCGGGATCACCTGCTGGGCGTGCCGAAGGATCCCTCCGGCGACCCGGGCACCCCCGTCGGGCGGTTGCTCGGCTCCACTCGGGCCGGGATCCTGCGCGCCACCGTGAACGGGGCGACGACCGGTGAACTCGCGCGGCTCCACGAGATCTCCGCCTCCGCGGCCAGCCAGCACGCGCAGGTGCTGCGGGAGGCCGGGCTGATCGTCAGCCGGCGAATGGGCCCCAACGTGATCCACACCGCCACGCCGCTGGGCCGGGCCTTGCTGATGGGCGGCTCCCAGGTTCACCAGCGTTTCGGAGGGCGGCGCCCGCGTTCGTGA
- a CDS encoding ArsR/SmtB family transcription factor, with translation MDSQEGPLARAEAEEYAGWFKALADATRIQIVSLLARRRTPMSVGEIVAASGVGQSTVSHHLKILAEVRFVLVERQGTSSLYRINEACVSCFPTAADVVMGNPVPGAPTCE, from the coding sequence ATGGATAGTCAAGAGGGGCCTTTGGCGCGGGCCGAGGCCGAGGAGTACGCCGGCTGGTTCAAGGCGCTGGCGGATGCGACGCGGATCCAGATCGTGTCGCTGCTGGCGCGGCGGCGGACGCCGATGAGCGTGGGTGAGATCGTGGCCGCCTCCGGGGTGGGGCAGTCCACGGTGTCGCATCACCTGAAGATCCTGGCCGAGGTGCGGTTCGTGCTCGTCGAACGACAGGGCACCTCCAGCCTGTACCGGATCAACGAGGCCTGCGTGAGCTGCTTCCCGACCGCCGCCGACGTGGTCATGGGCAACCCGGTGCCGGGCGCGCCCACCTGCGAGTGA
- a CDS encoding NmrA family NAD(P)-binding protein, whose translation MILVAGATGNVGSELVGVLTSAGRQVRALVRDPHGHALPPGAEPVTGDLNRPESLVEALDGVDGLFLLSGYADMPGLLARARKAGVRHVVLLSGGSAALEDLGNAVSRYMTLSERAVRESGLSWTMLRPRSFMSNALRWLPQLAAGDVVRVPFAEVPVAVVDPYDIAAVAAHALMSDGDEDRIYELTGPRALLPADQVAVLGRVLGRDLRCEGLTNSEARAEMEAGMPVEYVDAFFQFFVDGTLDESEVHPTVQDVLGRPPRTFEQWAHAHADAFRTAG comes from the coding sequence ATGATCTTGGTGGCAGGTGCGACAGGGAACGTGGGTTCCGAGCTGGTCGGCGTGCTGACCTCGGCCGGCCGGCAGGTCCGGGCGCTCGTCCGTGACCCGCACGGCCACGCGCTGCCACCCGGCGCCGAGCCCGTGACCGGCGACTTGAACCGGCCCGAAAGCCTGGTCGAAGCGCTCGACGGCGTCGACGGGCTGTTCCTCCTGTCGGGCTACGCGGACATGCCTGGCCTGCTCGCCCGAGCACGTAAGGCCGGGGTGCGCCACGTCGTCCTCCTGAGCGGCGGCTCGGCCGCGCTGGAGGACCTCGGCAACGCCGTCTCCCGTTACATGACGCTCTCGGAGCGGGCCGTGCGGGAGTCGGGTCTGTCCTGGACCATGCTGCGGCCCAGGTCGTTCATGTCGAACGCGCTGCGCTGGCTGCCGCAGCTCGCGGCCGGCGACGTGGTGCGGGTGCCGTTCGCCGAGGTGCCGGTCGCGGTCGTCGACCCGTACGACATCGCGGCCGTCGCGGCCCATGCGCTGATGAGCGACGGCGACGAGGACCGGATCTACGAGCTGACCGGTCCACGCGCGTTGCTGCCCGCCGACCAGGTCGCGGTCCTCGGCCGGGTGCTCGGCCGGGACCTGCGGTGCGAAGGGCTGACGAACAGCGAGGCGCGGGCGGAGATGGAGGCGGGCATGCCGGTCGAGTACGTCGACGCGTTCTTCCAGTTCTTCGTGGACGGCACGCTCGACGAGTCCGAGGTGCACCCGACGGTGCAGGACGTGCTCGGACGGCCACCGCGGACGTTCGAGCAATGGGCGCACGCACACGCCGACGCCTTCCGCACGGCAGGTTGA
- a CDS encoding ABC transporter ATP-binding protein — MGFLMDGLDAEDYDRKYNDRDLLRRILSYFRPKLGAMVLVATMIVLMSASQAAIPALGSLAVDAIANGTIGQVGWMLTAGILGTGALSWVVNFVRQKYSAQVTGDVVLRLREDAFDAVLERDLSFYDETPSGKIVSRVTSDTDDFAAVSTLTMDLISQVLMVGFVTVLLFVRSVELALLTLLVVPIVVALALVFRRMARASTRRAQRSLSRVNANLQETMGGIAVAKNFRQERQVYEEFRPINRQSYQVTLRQGFVFSTIFPVLFTVAGLATVVLVQLGGERALAGGLSAGDWYLFLQGVALFWFPLTSIAAFWSQFQQGLSASERVFALIDAPPRVVQNDPRPAEKLAGHIEFKGVTFGYDPGNPVLRDFDLVIEAGETVALVGHTGAGKSTLSKLITRFYEFQEGRLLIDEQDIRGLELGSYRRQIGAVPQAPFLFSGTVADNIRYPRPEATDEEVRAAAAAVGGGDWIDALPHGLETDVGEHGRALSMGQRQLVALARLLIQDPAIVVLDEATASVDPLTEAQIQEGLDLVLAGRTSIVIAHRLSTIEHVDRIIVLDHGRIVEEGDHGTLLARGGRYCEVYNTYFRHQSPNYRAGTGFVSVGGD; from the coding sequence ATGGGCTTCCTCATGGACGGCCTGGACGCCGAGGACTACGACCGGAAATACAACGACCGTGATCTGCTGCGGCGCATCTTGTCCTACTTCCGGCCGAAGCTGGGGGCGATGGTCCTCGTCGCCACGATGATCGTGCTGATGTCGGCCAGTCAGGCGGCCATACCGGCGTTGGGCAGCCTGGCGGTCGACGCGATCGCGAATGGCACGATCGGCCAGGTGGGATGGATGCTCACGGCGGGGATCCTCGGCACCGGCGCGCTCTCCTGGGTGGTCAACTTCGTGCGGCAGAAATACAGCGCGCAGGTCACCGGGGATGTCGTGCTGCGCCTGCGGGAGGACGCGTTCGACGCGGTGCTGGAGCGGGACCTGTCGTTTTACGACGAGACGCCGTCGGGGAAGATCGTCAGCCGGGTGACGTCCGACACCGACGACTTCGCCGCCGTGTCCACGCTGACGATGGACCTGATCAGCCAGGTGCTGATGGTGGGGTTCGTCACGGTGCTGCTGTTCGTGCGGAGCGTGGAGCTGGCTCTGCTGACGTTGCTGGTGGTGCCGATCGTGGTGGCACTGGCGCTGGTGTTCCGGCGGATGGCCAGGGCCAGCACCCGCAGGGCGCAGCGGTCCCTGAGCCGGGTCAATGCGAACCTCCAGGAGACCATGGGCGGGATCGCAGTGGCCAAGAACTTCCGGCAGGAGCGGCAGGTCTACGAGGAGTTCCGGCCCATCAACCGGCAGAGCTATCAGGTGACGCTCCGGCAGGGGTTCGTCTTCTCCACCATCTTCCCCGTCCTGTTCACAGTGGCTGGGCTCGCGACGGTCGTCCTCGTTCAGCTGGGCGGGGAAAGGGCGCTGGCGGGTGGGTTGTCCGCTGGTGATTGGTACCTGTTCCTGCAGGGGGTCGCGCTCTTCTGGTTCCCGTTGACGTCCATTGCCGCGTTCTGGTCGCAGTTCCAGCAGGGGTTGTCGGCGTCCGAGCGGGTCTTCGCGCTGATCGACGCGCCGCCCAGGGTGGTGCAGAACGATCCGCGGCCGGCCGAGAAGCTGGCGGGGCACATCGAGTTCAAGGGCGTCACGTTCGGCTACGATCCCGGCAATCCCGTGCTGCGTGACTTCGACCTGGTCATCGAGGCCGGGGAGACGGTGGCGCTCGTGGGGCACACCGGAGCGGGCAAGTCGACGCTCAGCAAGCTGATCACGCGCTTCTACGAGTTCCAGGAAGGGCGGCTGCTGATCGACGAGCAGGACATCCGCGGCCTGGAGCTGGGGAGCTATCGCCGGCAGATCGGTGCGGTGCCGCAGGCTCCGTTCCTGTTCAGCGGCACCGTCGCCGACAACATCCGCTATCCGCGGCCGGAGGCCACCGATGAGGAGGTGCGTGCGGCGGCGGCCGCCGTGGGCGGTGGCGACTGGATCGATGCCCTGCCCCATGGGCTGGAGACCGATGTGGGGGAGCACGGGCGGGCTCTGTCCATGGGGCAGCGGCAGCTCGTCGCGCTGGCCCGGCTGCTCATCCAGGACCCGGCGATCGTGGTGCTGGACGAGGCCACCGCCAGTGTGGATCCGCTGACCGAGGCGCAGATCCAGGAAGGGCTGGATCTGGTGCTGGCCGGGCGGACCTCGATCGTCATCGCGCATCGGCTGTCCACGATCGAGCACGTCGACCGGATCATCGTGCTCGATCACGGGCGGATCGTGGAGGAAGGTGATCACGGGACGTTGCTGGCGCGTGGAGGGCGCTACTGCGAGGTCTACAACACCTACTTCCGGCATCAGTCGCCGAACTACCGGGCCGGGACGGGGTTCGTGTCGGTCGGCGGCGACTGA
- a CDS encoding GNAT family N-acetyltransferase, with amino-acid sequence MAHDEIIDRSSSLAGRAAAGPGLEIRPMREADAAQVLAIYQAGLDTGQASFETTAPSWEGFTAARLPHLRYVAADTGTGQVVGWVAGSAVSARPVYAGVVEHSVYVHPGCQAHGIGTALLTTFIVACEDAGVWTIQSGIFPENTASLALHRALGFRVVGTRERIGRHHGRWRDVVLVERRSPAC; translated from the coding sequence ATGGCGCACGACGAGATCATCGATCGCTCCTCGAGCCTGGCCGGACGGGCCGCCGCCGGTCCCGGGCTGGAGATCCGGCCCATGCGCGAGGCGGACGCCGCCCAGGTGCTGGCCATCTATCAGGCCGGGCTGGACACCGGGCAGGCCAGTTTCGAGACGACGGCGCCGAGCTGGGAGGGGTTCACCGCGGCGCGGCTGCCGCACCTGCGGTATGTGGCGGCCGACACCGGAACCGGCCAGGTCGTGGGGTGGGTGGCCGGCTCGGCGGTGTCGGCGCGGCCGGTGTACGCGGGCGTGGTCGAGCACAGCGTCTACGTGCATCCCGGTTGCCAGGCGCACGGCATCGGCACAGCGTTGCTGACGACGTTCATCGTGGCCTGCGAGGACGCCGGCGTGTGGACCATCCAGTCGGGCATCTTCCCGGAGAACACGGCCAGCCTCGCGTTGCACCGGGCGCTGGGCTTTCGCGTCGTGGGCACCCGCGAGCGCATCGGCCGCCACCACGGCCGCTGGCGCGACGTCGTCCTCGTGGAACGACGCAGCCCCGCCTGCTGA
- a CDS encoding aminotransferase class IV family protein, which yields MTYVVHRNGRAATAEELGPLAFAGYAHFTAMQVRGGQVRGLDLHLERLRSASVELFGRALPDERVRACLRAALQAGPADVSLRATAYSPAGEFTSAGAEVEPELLVRTGPAASGPRGPLALAAVEHERFLPAVKHVGEGAKTYFLRQAVREGFDDAAFVDRRGRLSEGSIWNLAFWDGTAVVWPEAEMLGGTTMAIVRRQLDRLGVPQRAQHVTLAGLPALAGAVVMNSWTPGVAVHRIGSVSLPEAPAFVQLLHRAYQAEPLTAP from the coding sequence ATGACATATGTGGTGCACCGCAACGGCCGCGCGGCGACGGCCGAGGAGTTGGGGCCGCTCGCCTTCGCGGGCTACGCGCATTTCACCGCCATGCAGGTGCGTGGAGGCCAGGTGCGGGGCCTGGACCTCCACCTGGAGCGGTTGCGATCCGCTTCCGTCGAGTTGTTCGGCCGGGCGTTGCCGGATGAGCGGGTGCGGGCCTGTCTCCGGGCGGCACTGCAGGCCGGCCCGGCCGACGTGTCGCTGAGGGCCACCGCGTACTCCCCGGCCGGCGAGTTCACCTCGGCAGGGGCTGAGGTGGAGCCCGAGCTGCTGGTTCGTACGGGGCCGGCCGCGTCAGGCCCGCGAGGGCCGCTCGCGCTGGCGGCAGTCGAGCACGAACGGTTCCTCCCGGCTGTGAAGCATGTCGGCGAGGGGGCCAAGACGTACTTTCTCCGGCAGGCCGTCCGCGAGGGGTTCGACGACGCCGCCTTCGTCGACCGCCGGGGCCGGCTCAGCGAGGGCTCGATTTGGAACCTGGCCTTCTGGGACGGCACCGCGGTCGTCTGGCCGGAGGCCGAGATGCTGGGCGGCACCACGATGGCCATCGTGCGCCGGCAGCTCGATCGCCTCGGTGTGCCCCAGCGCGCCCAGCACGTCACGCTGGCCGGCCTGCCCGCGCTGGCCGGGGCTGTGGTCATGAACTCATGGACACCGGGAGTGGCGGTCCATCGGATCGGATCCGTGTCCTTGCCTGAAGCGCCGGCGTTCGTGCAGCTGCTGCACCGGGCCTATCAGGCCGAACCGCTCACCGCGCCGTAA
- a CDS encoding YciI family protein: MRYLLMIYTAAQNCGHPAVLRTLSMPAEGRAELTAQVEALIQEIVESGELIGGEALADPVTSKTIRVRGGAPVATDGPFVAAGEHLAGYVVVDCESTERAMEIAARFPDARFAAVEVRPVMSSSGEEM, from the coding sequence GTGCGTTACCTGCTGATGATCTACACCGCCGCTCAGAACTGTGGCCACCCCGCCGTCCTGCGTACGCTCTCTATGCCGGCAGAAGGGCGAGCCGAACTGACCGCGCAGGTCGAGGCCCTGATCCAGGAGATCGTCGAGTCCGGCGAGCTGATCGGCGGCGAAGCCCTGGCCGACCCGGTGACCAGCAAGACCATCCGGGTACGCGGCGGCGCGCCCGTGGCCACGGACGGCCCGTTCGTCGCGGCCGGAGAGCACCTTGCCGGCTACGTCGTCGTCGACTGCGAGAGCACCGAACGGGCGATGGAGATCGCGGCCCGCTTCCCCGACGCCCGTTTCGCGGCCGTGGAAGTCCGGCCCGTCATGAGCTCCTCCGGGGAGGAAATGTGA